One segment of Longimicrobiales bacterium DNA contains the following:
- a CDS encoding deoxyribonuclease IV, which produces MAKKKAEHIFGSHTVDNGGIDMAVRRAANAGLATLQLFTAIPKFYGDKSSIRQERVDRFRAALDETGIRPEHVVVHAAYVLSVATAEPDKWMRAAGGLKKEMERSNAIGVGGVCFHPGSASDGDPKAAAERVARAMVQALEAHEGPARLLVENTAGAGRTLGRAASEVGDILSHIPKQLRPRAGYGLDTCHLFASGYDIHTSQERFTEILDEFEAATGEPPSFFHLNDSEGELGSNRDRHMLLGEGRIGVEPFRWLLEDPRSRGIPLILETPQQNYDVADEDPSGDPYDLRMAGLLRELEG; this is translated from the coding sequence GTGGCGAAGAAGAAAGCCGAGCACATCTTCGGCTCTCACACGGTCGACAACGGCGGCATCGACATGGCCGTGCGGCGCGCGGCGAACGCCGGCCTGGCGACGCTGCAGCTGTTCACGGCGATCCCGAAGTTCTACGGCGACAAGTCATCGATCCGGCAGGAGCGGGTGGACCGCTTCCGCGCTGCGCTGGACGAGACCGGCATACGTCCGGAGCACGTCGTCGTGCATGCTGCGTATGTTCTCTCGGTGGCCACGGCCGAGCCGGACAAGTGGATGCGCGCGGCGGGTGGTCTGAAGAAGGAGATGGAGCGGTCGAACGCCATCGGCGTCGGCGGAGTCTGCTTTCATCCGGGCTCTGCGAGCGACGGAGACCCGAAGGCCGCGGCAGAGCGCGTCGCACGCGCCATGGTGCAGGCACTCGAGGCGCACGAAGGTCCGGCACGTCTGCTGGTCGAGAACACTGCGGGCGCGGGCAGGACGCTCGGTCGTGCGGCATCCGAGGTGGGCGACATCCTGTCGCACATCCCGAAGCAGCTGCGCCCGCGCGCCGGATACGGCCTCGACACGTGCCACCTGTTCGCGTCCGGTTACGACATCCACACGTCGCAGGAACGGTTCACGGAGATCCTGGACGAGTTCGAGGCAGCGACGGGCGAGCCGCCGTCGTTCTTCCACCTCAACGACAGCGAAGGCGAGCTGGGCTCCAACCGGGACCGCCACATGCTGCTGGGCGAGGGCCGCATCGGAGTGGAGCCGTTCCGGTGGCTGCTCGAGGATCCGCGCAGTCGGGGTATACCGCTGATCCTGGAGACGCCTCAGCAGAACTACGATGTCGCGGATGAGGATCCGTCGGGTGATCCGTACGACCTGCGGATGGCGGGGCTGCTGAGGGAGCTCGAGGGGTGA
- a CDS encoding zf-HC2 domain-containing protein, translated as MTGHLDERQLNDYVDDALDPAEQDSARAHLADCDTCRDAVDSLRLLRSDLADLPRSIQPPAHVLMGVRAGLIQTRDSAAARTWYMRPRLLAAAAVLLVTISSATTALLIRGAGDTGGVQNVALPMAGSSSLVAVDALERSYEHEVAEVQRALVGQQSALSPETLRVLQANLDIIDRALNEARAALRADPGNDALTDLVRSGYERKLDVLRSVSSHGRASS; from the coding sequence ATGACCGGCCACCTGGATGAACGCCAGCTGAACGACTACGTCGATGATGCACTCGATCCGGCGGAGCAGGACAGCGCCCGCGCGCACCTCGCCGATTGCGATACGTGTCGCGATGCCGTCGATAGCCTCCGCCTGCTCCGCTCCGATCTCGCTGATCTCCCGCGCAGCATCCAGCCACCTGCGCACGTGCTGATGGGAGTGCGCGCAGGGCTGATTCAAACGCGGGACAGCGCCGCGGCCCGGACATGGTACATGCGCCCCCGGCTGCTCGCTGCGGCCGCCGTCCTGCTCGTCACCATCTCATCGGCGACGACAGCACTGCTGATCCGCGGCGCCGGTGACACAGGCGGCGTGCAGAATGTGGCGTTGCCCATGGCGGGAAGCTCCAGCCTGGTCGCCGTGGACGCGCTCGAGCGTTCGTACGAGCACGAGGTTGCCGAGGTGCAGCGTGCACTCGTGGGTCAGCAGAGTGCGCTCTCGCCGGAGACGCTCCGTGTGCTTCAGGCCAACCTCGACATCATCGACAGAGCGCTGAATGAAGCGCGTGCTGCGTTGCGCGCTGACCCGGGCAATGACGCGCTCACTGATCTGGTCCGCTCGGGCTACGAGCGGAAGCTCGACGTCCTGCGCAGTGTGAGCTCGCACGGGAGAGCAAGCTCATGA
- a CDS encoding RNA polymerase sigma factor, which yields MDPFSVCSECSVVKISVVLAVECSQQELGCLSNPPTSPGILPRKGVSISTKPEEPLIRPEDAEPELIRRAQRGDSAAFDSLYASHAGRVFAVLLRLCADREKAERLTQDTFVLAWRRLGTFQGTSRLTSWLHRIAVNVMLQDGRAAGRRAARVVTVDDEFLAAAPARGSGADLRLDLERAIASLPLGARTALVLHDVEGYTHDEIAAMTGVAAGTVKSQLHRARRLLRERLNR from the coding sequence ATGGATCCGTTCTCTGTGTGCTCTGAGTGCTCTGTGGTGAAAATTTCCGTTGTTCTCGCAGTTGAATGCTCGCAGCAGGAACTCGGATGCCTTTCCAACCCTCCAACCTCCCCCGGCATCCTACCTCGGAAGGGGGTATCCATCAGCACGAAACCCGAAGAGCCGCTGATTCGACCGGAGGACGCCGAGCCGGAGCTGATCCGGCGCGCACAGCGGGGGGATTCCGCCGCATTCGACTCCCTGTACGCGTCGCATGCAGGCCGGGTATTCGCCGTGCTGCTGCGGCTCTGCGCCGACCGTGAGAAGGCCGAGAGACTCACCCAGGACACGTTCGTGCTCGCGTGGCGCAGACTCGGCACGTTTCAGGGCACGAGCCGGCTCACGTCCTGGCTGCATCGGATTGCGGTCAATGTGATGCTGCAGGATGGACGCGCGGCAGGGCGGCGCGCGGCCCGCGTGGTTACGGTCGATGATGAGTTCCTCGCGGCCGCGCCTGCGCGGGGCAGCGGTGCGGACCTGCGGCTCGACCTCGAGCGCGCCATTGCATCGCTGCCGCTCGGAGCACGGACCGCGCTCGTGCTTCACGACGTTGAGGGATACACTCACGACGAGATCGCTGCCATGACAGGTGTGGCAGCCGGCACCGTTAAATCGCAGCTCCATCGCGCCCGTCGACTGCTGCGGGAGAGATTGAACAGATGA
- a CDS encoding YceI family protein has protein sequence MMRFSGMMRGGLVAVMGLSLTAAGRVDPVRFDIDPNHSYVGFTVRHLGVSNVKGKFTRFNGHIMLNESDVTQSTVNVTIETGSIDTSNERRDNHLRSGDFFEAETYPNLTFVSNGIEQTADGLVLVGKLTIRDVTKEVRIPFEVAGPVTTESGRKRMGAEGTLRVNRFDYGLQWNRLQEAVQVVGDEVRIELNIEANTPRQG, from the coding sequence ATGATGAGGTTCAGCGGGATGATGCGGGGCGGTCTGGTGGCGGTGATGGGACTGTCGCTCACGGCGGCGGGGCGGGTGGATCCGGTTCGATTCGATATCGATCCCAATCACAGCTATGTCGGGTTCACGGTGCGGCACCTGGGTGTGTCGAACGTGAAGGGGAAGTTCACGCGGTTCAACGGCCACATCATGCTGAACGAGTCGGACGTCACGCAGTCGACGGTGAACGTGACGATCGAGACCGGCAGCATCGACACGAGCAACGAGCGACGGGACAACCACCTGCGGAGCGGCGACTTCTTCGAGGCGGAGACGTACCCGAATCTGACGTTCGTGAGCAACGGGATCGAACAGACGGCTGACGGCCTGGTGCTTGTCGGTAAACTGACGATCCGTGATGTCACGAAGGAGGTCCGCATCCCGTTCGAGGTCGCGGGCCCCGTGACGACGGAGAGCGGGCGCAAGCGCATGGGCGCGGAGGGGACTCTGCGCGTCAATCGCTTCGACTACGGACTTCAGTGGAACCGCCTCCAGGAAGCGGTGCAGGTGGTGGGTGACGAAGTTCGCATCGAGCTGAACATCGAGGCGAACACGCCGCGCCAGGGCTGA